In Nocardia sputorum, a single genomic region encodes these proteins:
- a CDS encoding alpha/beta fold hydrolase, with product MTDMTLTLPDVTLRATVTGAGPTVLLLHAGRERRDVWAPVTAGMTVCGLRTVAYDLRGHGESSGRATTLRAIADDVVEMVVREPAPIVVVGASLGGLAAVAALAEPSVAQRVAGLVLVDVVPDIDADRARRWLDDHGLLARETELTDDILASRSELHAIIAASDLPILLVRGGPRSPLGDADVDRLRMANRRVTVTRVPDAGHLIARDAPAELARIVSAHATKWLGTDDVVRRAFELQRALGAEQIDHPGGTLFEHLRRVHALTVEWNSAPRTRLASICHASFGTDGLPHALLPSTDRRRLDHVIGPDAAALVYLYGACDRSRTYRELGRRPLPVTDRFNGGSKTIGGTELRDFAVLTIANELDVARHARLAPSIRSDIRDLVAALAAYAPAEAAVALADEALARASTE from the coding sequence ATGACAGACATGACCCTCACCCTCCCCGACGTCACACTTCGAGCCACGGTGACCGGCGCGGGCCCCACGGTTCTGCTGCTTCACGCGGGCCGAGAGCGTCGCGACGTCTGGGCACCGGTCACGGCGGGGATGACCGTGTGCGGACTGCGGACGGTGGCCTACGATCTGCGCGGGCACGGCGAGAGCTCCGGGCGGGCGACTACATTGCGGGCGATCGCCGACGACGTGGTCGAGATGGTGGTTCGCGAACCGGCGCCTATCGTCGTGGTGGGCGCCTCCCTCGGAGGGCTCGCCGCCGTCGCCGCCCTCGCGGAGCCGTCCGTCGCGCAGCGTGTCGCCGGCCTCGTGCTCGTGGACGTCGTCCCCGATATCGATGCGGATCGCGCCCGGCGCTGGCTCGACGACCACGGACTCCTCGCCCGCGAGACCGAGCTCACCGACGACATTCTCGCGTCCCGCTCCGAACTCCATGCGATCATCGCGGCATCGGACCTGCCCATCCTGCTCGTGCGGGGAGGACCGCGGTCTCCGCTCGGCGACGCCGACGTGGACCGGCTACGCATGGCCAACCGGCGTGTCACCGTTACCCGCGTACCGGACGCCGGGCACCTGATCGCTCGCGACGCCCCGGCGGAACTCGCGCGCATCGTTTCGGCGCACGCCACCAAGTGGCTCGGAACCGACGACGTCGTCCGCCGCGCGTTCGAGCTACAGCGCGCGCTCGGCGCCGAACAGATCGATCATCCAGGGGGGACCCTGTTCGAGCACCTTCGCCGGGTGCACGCCCTCACGGTCGAATGGAACTCGGCGCCACGAACCCGGCTGGCGTCGATCTGCCACGCGTCATTCGGCACCGATGGGTTGCCGCATGCCCTGCTGCCGAGCACGGATCGCCGGCGGCTGGATCACGTCATCGGCCCCGACGCGGCGGCGCTGGTGTACCTCTACGGCGCATGCGATCGCTCGCGCACCTACCGCGAGCTCGGCCGACGGCCCTTGCCCGTGACCGACAGGTTCAACGGCGGCTCGAAGACGATCGGAGGAACGGAACTCCGTGATTTCGCCGTCCTGACCATCGCGAACGAGCTCGACGTCGCCCGCCACGCCCGGCTGGCACCCTCGATTCGCAGCGATATCCGTGACCTCGTCGCCGCGCTGGCCGCGTACGCGCCGGCCGAGGCGGCGGTAGCGCTCGCCGATGAAGCGCTCGCTCGAGCGAGCACCGAGTGA
- a CDS encoding AraC family transcriptional regulator, with translation MDPLSKLLGGIRAEGAVLTTAVLEAPWSIRFADEAPLTMVTVLRGGGTLLLPGGLERRIAVGDTAVVRGPEAFVLVDRAETVGLPHEEYEVACFAPDAKCHPVLDGGRWGSDPAGETALIVGAYRASGRRHERLLRALPPALVVSDDVEVCAWMESIAADAARRPAGAQAMMDRLLDWALVCTLRDWFDGLDADAPGWYRGPADPVVGPALEAMHGKPAAGWTVASLAATAGVSRALFARRFSEVMGQSPLAYLTECRMDEAEELLADRSLTVAQVAKAVGYADAFGFSAAFKRHRGIRPSDFRATADLGA, from the coding sequence GTGGATCCATTGAGCAAACTGCTGGGCGGTATCCGTGCCGAGGGAGCTGTGCTCACCACCGCGGTCCTGGAAGCGCCGTGGAGCATCCGGTTCGCCGACGAGGCGCCGCTGACCATGGTCACCGTGTTGCGCGGTGGGGGAACACTGCTGCTGCCGGGTGGTCTCGAGCGTCGGATCGCGGTGGGGGACACCGCGGTAGTGCGGGGCCCGGAGGCGTTCGTCCTTGTCGACCGCGCGGAGACTGTCGGCCTGCCGCACGAGGAATACGAGGTCGCTTGCTTCGCGCCGGACGCGAAATGCCATCCCGTGCTGGACGGCGGGCGCTGGGGGAGCGACCCCGCCGGTGAGACCGCTCTGATCGTCGGCGCCTATCGGGCGTCCGGCCGACGCCACGAACGACTGTTGCGCGCGTTACCCCCCGCCCTGGTCGTGTCCGACGATGTGGAGGTGTGCGCGTGGATGGAATCGATCGCCGCGGATGCGGCTCGGCGTCCGGCCGGAGCGCAGGCGATGATGGACCGGCTGCTCGACTGGGCGCTGGTGTGCACGCTGCGCGACTGGTTCGACGGACTGGACGCCGACGCGCCCGGTTGGTATCGCGGGCCGGCCGACCCGGTGGTCGGGCCGGCACTCGAGGCCATGCACGGAAAGCCGGCCGCCGGTTGGACGGTCGCCTCGCTGGCCGCCACGGCGGGGGTCTCACGGGCACTGTTCGCGCGGCGGTTCTCCGAGGTCATGGGGCAGTCGCCCCTGGCATATCTCACCGAATGCCGGATGGATGAGGCGGAGGAACTACTGGCCGACCGGAGTCTCACCGTGGCGCAGGTGGCGAAGGCCGTCGGCTATGCGGACGCCTTCGGGTTCAGCGCGGCGTTCAAGCGGCATCGGGGTATCCGCCCCAGCGACTTCCGCGCCACCGCCGATCTCGGAGCCTGA
- a CDS encoding NAD(P)H oxidoreductase gives MQHNPTADTATTRTALVVVAHPRPDSLTAHIAGLATRRLAGAGYRIDLLDLHAENFDPRMTAADLPDWGNREKTYSPEVEDHMRRVLAADVIVAVFPVYWMQVPAILKGWIDRVWNYGFAYGRSKPRLAGKRILWLGLAGAADDDAVVELMQDALGAQLNDGIAYYCGFTQSSVGLLPGAEEKRQRLDAAGNLMLDEALTGAVREAHYAGFEDRALGFVENFLAADRVPA, from the coding sequence GTGCAACACAATCCGACCGCAGACACCGCGACCACCCGCACCGCGCTGGTCGTCGTCGCACACCCCCGGCCCGATTCGCTGACCGCCCATATCGCCGGACTGGCCACCCGGCGGCTCGCCGGGGCCGGCTACCGGATCGACCTGCTGGACCTGCACGCGGAGAATTTCGATCCCCGGATGACCGCCGCCGACCTCCCGGATTGGGGCAACCGTGAGAAGACATACTCCCCCGAGGTCGAGGACCATATGCGGCGCGTCCTCGCAGCCGACGTGATCGTCGCGGTGTTCCCGGTGTACTGGATGCAGGTCCCCGCGATTCTGAAGGGCTGGATCGACCGCGTGTGGAACTACGGATTCGCCTACGGCCGCAGCAAACCTCGGCTCGCGGGCAAGCGGATACTGTGGCTGGGTCTGGCCGGCGCGGCAGATGACGACGCGGTCGTCGAACTCATGCAGGATGCGCTCGGCGCGCAACTCAACGACGGTATCGCCTACTACTGCGGCTTCACACAGTCGTCGGTGGGACTGTTGCCCGGCGCGGAAGAAAAGCGGCAGCGCCTGGATGCCGCGGGCAATCTCATGCTCGACGAAGCCCTCACCGGCGCGGTTCGCGAAGCACACTATGCGGGCTTCGAAGACCGGGCGCTGGGCTTCGTCGAAAATTTCCTCGCCGCCGACCGGGTTCCGGCCTGA
- a CDS encoding DEAD/DEAH box helicase — protein MSSADISFTALGVSAPLVKALTRAKITEPFPIQTDTLPDSLAGRDVLGRGRTGSGKTLAFAIPMVDRLGRGLAGRRAPSRPTGLVLAPTRELATQITSALEPLAAAYRMTVTTIFGGVPQNRQVRALRAGVDIVVACPGRLEDLMNQRLISLDAVEVTVIDEADHMADLGFLPGVTRILAATPNDGQRLLFSATLDNGVNKLVSRFLPDAKLHSVDEANSPVAAMTHHVFETASVEAKREVVHRLASGSGRRILFMRTKHQARKLAKQLTLAGIPAVDLHGNLSQSARDRNLAVFAAGDALVLVATDVAARGVHVDGVELVVHVDPPAEHKAYLHRSGRTARAGNSGEVITLVLPGERRDLADLMRKAKITVTPQRVTADSPVVAELVGAIAPFVAPSYSERAAREDDRRSSGGPYRSSGGSRQSNGGTRRGSGGTRQGSSRRNGSAAQGQARAKTRAHSTRGTAA, from the coding sequence ATGAGTTCTGCTGACATCTCTTTCACCGCGCTCGGCGTGAGCGCACCGCTGGTGAAGGCGTTGACTCGCGCCAAGATCACCGAACCTTTTCCGATCCAGACCGACACCCTGCCCGATTCGCTGGCCGGACGCGACGTGCTGGGCCGTGGCCGGACCGGCAGCGGCAAGACGCTCGCCTTCGCCATCCCCATGGTCGACCGACTCGGCCGCGGTCTCGCCGGTAGGCGCGCACCGAGCCGCCCGACCGGCCTGGTGCTGGCGCCGACTCGGGAATTGGCCACCCAGATCACGTCCGCGCTCGAACCCCTCGCCGCGGCCTATCGCATGACCGTCACCACGATTTTCGGTGGGGTCCCGCAGAACCGCCAGGTCCGGGCGCTGCGCGCCGGGGTCGACATTGTCGTCGCCTGCCCCGGCCGGCTCGAGGATCTGATGAACCAACGTCTGATCTCCCTGGATGCCGTCGAGGTCACCGTGATCGATGAGGCCGACCACATGGCCGACCTCGGGTTCCTGCCAGGCGTGACCCGCATTCTCGCGGCCACCCCGAATGACGGTCAGCGCCTGCTGTTCTCGGCCACCCTGGATAATGGCGTCAACAAGCTGGTCAGCCGCTTCCTGCCGGATGCCAAGCTGCATTCCGTGGATGAGGCGAACTCCCCGGTCGCCGCCATGACCCATCACGTCTTCGAAACTGCGAGCGTCGAAGCCAAGCGCGAGGTCGTACACCGGCTCGCCTCGGGTTCGGGTCGGCGAATCCTCTTCATGCGCACAAAACATCAGGCTCGCAAACTGGCCAAGCAACTGACCCTCGCCGGAATTCCGGCCGTCGATCTGCACGGCAATCTCTCGCAGAGCGCCCGCGACCGCAACCTCGCGGTCTTCGCCGCCGGTGATGCCCTGGTGCTGGTGGCGACCGATGTGGCCGCCCGCGGCGTGCATGTCGACGGTGTCGAGCTGGTCGTGCACGTTGATCCGCCCGCCGAACACAAGGCGTACCTGCACCGCTCGGGCCGCACCGCGCGGGCAGGCAACTCCGGTGAAGTGATCACCCTGGTGCTGCCCGGCGAACGACGCGACCTGGCCGACCTCATGCGCAAGGCCAAGATCACTGTGACCCCGCAACGAGTCACCGCCGATTCGCCCGTGGTGGCCGAGCTCGTCGGCGCGATCGCCCCATTCGTCGCGCCCTCCTACAGTGAGCGGGCGGCACGTGAAGACGACCGTCGTAGCAGCGGCGGACCGTACCGTAGCAGCGGCGGATCGCGCCAAAGCAATGGCGGAACGCGCAGGGGCAGTGGCGGAACGCGCCAAGGCAGCAGCCGTCGCAACGGCAGCGCGGCGCAAGGACAGGCGCGCGCCAAGACGCGCGCTCACTCCACGCGCGGAACGGCCGCATAG
- a CDS encoding TetR/AcrR family transcriptional regulator, protein MTNSRTRRPPDEARRLILDAAASLLAEGGVPAVQVRAVAARVGMTDAGVSHHFGNREKLLAELLRHGGRRLRAALHDVIAAWLEHGTDVLELVESLESVYRGGYGELAVALRAAGWRDPGGGMLDPVVDALHRSRPPGSSLDETRLAVAALHQAMATEPLYGSDFRRSAGLTGAAAQDSTAHLRWWASQLQRALDIEPARH, encoded by the coding sequence GTGACCAATTCGAGAACGCGCAGACCACCGGACGAAGCCCGTCGGTTGATCCTCGATGCCGCGGCTTCGCTGCTGGCCGAGGGAGGCGTCCCCGCTGTACAGGTGCGCGCAGTGGCAGCGCGGGTCGGCATGACCGACGCCGGCGTCTCGCATCACTTCGGCAATCGCGAGAAGCTGCTCGCCGAACTCCTTCGCCATGGTGGACGCCGGCTTCGAGCCGCGCTCCACGACGTCATCGCCGCATGGCTGGAGCACGGCACCGATGTCCTCGAGCTCGTCGAATCGCTCGAGTCCGTGTATCGGGGCGGCTATGGCGAACTCGCGGTGGCGCTGCGCGCGGCGGGTTGGCGCGACCCCGGTGGCGGCATGCTCGACCCGGTCGTCGACGCCCTGCATCGGAGTCGGCCTCCCGGAAGTTCCCTCGACGAGACACGACTCGCGGTCGCCGCCCTCCACCAGGCGATGGCAACCGAGCCCCTCTACGGCAGCGATTTCCGCCGGAGCGCCGGCCTCACCGGCGCGGCAGCGCAAGACTCGACCGCTCACCTGCGCTGGTGGGCAAGCCAGCTTCAACGCGCGCTCGACATCGAACCGGCGCGCCATTGA
- a CDS encoding MerR family transcriptional regulator, whose protein sequence is MRPSRLAAAAGVNTQTMRYYERRGLLAEPDRSLGGHRLYPEQALTVLRVVKAAQRLGFTLDEVADLLAVTHVGRGRAEAGLRSRAAAKLAQVDAKLVELTAVRYTSRTALEAGCDDLIACSENPCCPLLFSEGSDRDSVAGAGGGCGC, encoded by the coding sequence TTGCGCCCCAGCCGGCTGGCCGCGGCCGCGGGGGTGAACACGCAGACGATGCGCTATTACGAACGCCGCGGGCTGCTCGCCGAACCGGACCGGTCACTGGGTGGGCATCGGCTGTATCCGGAGCAGGCGTTGACGGTGCTGCGGGTGGTGAAGGCCGCCCAGCGGCTCGGGTTCACCCTCGACGAGGTCGCCGACCTGCTCGCGGTCACCCATGTCGGGCGCGGCCGCGCCGAGGCGGGGCTGCGGTCCCGCGCGGCGGCGAAGCTGGCGCAGGTCGACGCGAAGCTCGTCGAGCTGACCGCGGTGCGCTACACCTCGCGTACGGCCCTGGAGGCGGGGTGCGACGACCTGATCGCGTGCAGTGAAAACCCATGCTGCCCGCTGCTTTTCAGCGAAGGGAGCGACCGTGACAGTGTCGCCGGTGCTGGAGGCGGCTGTGGCTGCTGA
- a CDS encoding RDD family protein — MIAEPPLGSAEPAYPVSHRYASWPARFVAAVIDGIFLCVVSVVAVAMMRFTHGALAPSPEDLAGNGGSLGYAEALRRTRGITVVLVPVTLLSIAAAGFWNLAFRPGRTGQSLGKQAVGLRLVDARSGAPVGVGRAFVRQVAHVTDALPFCLGYLWPLWDARGQTFADKLCGTVVQAAHRTAAAADAGSTGFPPPVAAPPDSDRGAEVSRHSGLLVAAFTAGAVLTVVVVVGALLVGSSHDSSTGRAPGNAAGASEPSGVARPGEVGIPRANDIAVAPDGSKIFLAGHRSKSLTILKVADLSVAATVSLPDEPWQLVVSPDGTQVYVATLSSVVVVDTATHRIVGTVPVRRSSVGDVAVSRDGTRVYVTVYVTAADVRLAVIDPRALAVITTITIEEDGTDYLTDLVPAPDGSRLYASGPRGLSIIDTASNSYLGLIPQSSPADSLAVSPDGGTLLSMLGGDIEFYDTRSRAPLGAYHVYRFAEDMVVTPNGRYAFLGGPLKSRDTTPAGIDVIDLVTRSRVGSLSTGSRVRMLAMSPDAHWVYAVGDEHLMVIDVSDYR; from the coding sequence ATGATTGCCGAACCGCCTCTCGGATCGGCCGAGCCCGCGTACCCGGTGTCGCACCGCTATGCCTCCTGGCCTGCGAGGTTCGTCGCTGCTGTTATCGATGGCATCTTCCTGTGCGTAGTGTCTGTCGTGGCGGTGGCCATGATGCGTTTCACCCATGGGGCGCTGGCTCCTTCACCTGAAGACCTTGCGGGCAACGGAGGCTCGCTCGGGTATGCCGAGGCGTTGCGGCGGACTCGCGGCATTACCGTGGTCTTGGTTCCGGTAACGCTGCTGTCGATTGCGGCCGCTGGTTTCTGGAACCTGGCATTCCGGCCCGGACGGACCGGGCAGAGTCTGGGCAAGCAGGCGGTGGGGTTGCGCCTGGTAGATGCGCGTTCAGGTGCGCCAGTCGGGGTCGGTCGTGCGTTCGTGCGTCAGGTCGCCCACGTCACCGACGCTCTGCCGTTCTGTCTGGGGTATTTGTGGCCGCTGTGGGACGCGCGAGGTCAGACTTTCGCAGACAAACTCTGCGGCACTGTCGTGCAGGCAGCACATCGGACCGCCGCGGCGGCCGATGCCGGGTCGACCGGCTTCCCGCCGCCGGTTGCCGCGCCGCCGGATTCCGACCGTGGCGCCGAAGTCTCGAGGCACAGCGGATTGCTCGTCGCGGCCTTCACCGCAGGTGCCGTGCTGACAGTAGTGGTCGTGGTGGGGGCGTTGCTCGTTGGCTCGAGTCACGATTCGTCCACGGGGCGAGCGCCTGGAAATGCGGCCGGAGCCTCGGAGCCGTCTGGCGTGGCTCGGCCCGGGGAGGTGGGCATACCCCGAGCCAATGACATCGCGGTGGCCCCGGACGGAAGCAAGATCTTCCTGGCCGGCCACAGAAGCAAGTCTCTGACGATCTTGAAGGTCGCGGACCTGTCCGTCGCGGCCACCGTGTCACTCCCGGACGAGCCGTGGCAACTCGTGGTCAGCCCTGATGGTACGCAGGTCTATGTCGCAACACTCAGTTCGGTGGTGGTCGTCGACACCGCGACGCACCGCATCGTCGGGACGGTGCCGGTCCGGCGGTCGTCAGTGGGAGACGTTGCTGTGTCTCGTGACGGTACCCGGGTGTACGTCACGGTGTACGTCACGGCCGCAGATGTCCGTCTCGCGGTCATCGACCCTCGAGCGTTGGCGGTGATCACCACCATCACCATCGAAGAGGATGGGACCGATTACCTCACCGACTTGGTCCCCGCACCCGATGGATCGAGGTTGTACGCCAGCGGACCACGAGGCTTGTCGATCATCGACACAGCTTCCAACTCCTATCTCGGTCTGATCCCGCAGTCATCCCCGGCCGACTCGCTCGCAGTGAGCCCGGATGGCGGAACGCTGCTCTCGATGCTGGGCGGCGACATCGAGTTCTACGACACGAGAAGTCGTGCTCCGCTCGGCGCGTACCATGTGTACCGCTTCGCTGAGGACATGGTGGTGACGCCCAATGGGCGGTACGCCTTTCTCGGCGGTCCGCTCAAATCGCGTGACACAACCCCTGCCGGTATCGACGTCATCGATCTTGTCACTCGTTCTCGGGTCGGCAGCCTCAGCACCGGTAGTCGGGTGAGAATGCTCGCTATGTCGCCGGACGCACACTGGGTCTACGCCGTCGGTGATGAACATCTGATGGTCATCGATGTCTCTGACTACCGCTGA
- a CDS encoding DUF6802 family protein, producing the protein MVTSGDLPGLDLPHIDAHSELGGLGAVELHHPTQDIDQDGLLDSMTITGDDAMQVWTDVDHDGFADHVKVVEKDGDYTAWEFHRHPDGTSEWIRTDQGRLGT; encoded by the coding sequence ATGGTCACGTCGGGTGATCTGCCGGGCCTGGACCTCCCGCATATCGACGCGCACTCCGAATTAGGCGGTCTCGGCGCCGTTGAACTGCACCATCCCACCCAGGACATCGACCAAGACGGTCTGCTCGACAGCATGACCATCACCGGCGACGATGCCATGCAGGTGTGGACCGACGTCGATCACGACGGCTTCGCCGATCACGTCAAGGTGGTGGAGAAGGACGGCGACTACACCGCCTGGGAGTTCCATCGTCACCCGGACGGAACCTCGGAGTGGATTCGCACGGATCAGGGGCGGCTGGGCACGTGA